In the Malus domestica chromosome 16, GDT2T_hap1 genome, one interval contains:
- the LOC103402826 gene encoding pentatricopeptide repeat-containing protein At1g26460, mitochondrial, with translation MASQMAILARTRTLAKILNPNPGFKSITTFTFLSQEPQLDVERTHPIASTPLPPNPASGSPMYNENWRNPAPNSPMGQSPLPIGFLNQSPSARFQAMSQNLDAQSLMNEFAGWMTSQRWLDMKQLFEFWVRSLDKNGKPNKPDVSLYNHYLRANLMMGASPGTMLDLVAHMEDYGITPNTASFNLVLKAMHQARETEAADKLLERMLQTGKESPPDEESYDLVIGMLLQMDQIDAALKYIDLNLKSGYMLSMPVFRECVRGCVNKGKLDTLVSIIDKCKSMDQNKALCPPWNLCNYIAEVALQEDNSKLAFHALEFMAKWIARGEQARPIVFLSADEGLLVSALATAGRTHNTTLLDASWAILLRSLRQKKVPNAESYRAKICALASLGSLQRAFSTLREYEAAYGNSDKEAEEELFSPFTSLYLLVVACSKGGFGTLDSVYYQLENLSRADPPYKSVAALNCIILGCANTWQIERAYQTFEAISSTFELTPDIHSYNALMYAFGKHKQTFEASRVFEHLVSVGVKPNAKSYSLLVDAHLINRDPKAAVLVIDDMVIAGFEPTKEMLKRVRRRCRRELDYESDDHVDTLAKRFKIVMGSENRRDWLFNLNYSTGYA, from the exons ATGGCGTCCCAAATGGCGATCCTCGCGCGGACCCGAACGCTGGCCAAAATCCTAAACCCGAACCCGGGATTCAAGTCCATCACAACATTCACATTTCTCTCCCAGGAGCCTCAACTCGACGTCGAGCGGACTCACCCCATCGCCTCCACCCCTCTCCCTCCGAACCCCGCCTCCGGAAGCCCCATGTACAACGAGAACTGGCGGAATCCGGCACCCAACTCGCCCATGGGTCAGTCCCCGCTTCCCATCGGGTTCCTCAACCAGTCCCCGAGCGCCCGATTCCAGGCCATGTCGCAAAACCTAGACGCGCAGAGCCTAATGAACGAGTTCGCCGGTTGGATGACATCACAGCGATGGCTGGACATGAAGCAGCTGTTCGAGTTCTGGGTTCGGTCGTTGGATAAGAACGGGAAGCCGAATAAGCCCGATGTGAGCTTGTATAACCATTACTTGAGGGCCAATTTGATGATGGGAGCCTCGCCGGGGACGATGCTGGATCTTGTGGCGCATATGGAGGACTACGGCATCACGCCCAACACGGCGTCGTTTAATCTCGTCCTCAAGGCCATGCACCAGGCCAGAGAGACCGAGGCCGCAGATAAATTGCTCGAAAG GATGTTGCAGACAGGGAAGGAATCTCCGCCTGATGAAGAGTCATATGACTTGGTTATCGGCATGCTGTTACAAATGGACCAGATTGACGCCGCCTTGAAATATATAGACTTGAATTTAAAATCTGGTTACATGCTGTCAATGCCGGTGTTTAGAGAATGTGTACGAGGCTGTGTCAATAAGGGAAAACTAGATACTTTGGTTTCAATTATCGACAAGTGCAAG TCAATGGATCAAAACAAAGCTCTTTGCCCTCCGTGGAACTTGTGCAACTACATTGCGGAAGTTGCTCTGCAAGAGGATAATAGCAAATTAGCATTTCATGCCCTGGAGTTTATGGCCAAATGGATTGCTAGGGGTGAGCAAGCAAGACctattgtttttctttctgcagATGAAGGGCTGCTTGTGTCAGCACTTGCAACTGCCGGCAGGACACACAATACTACTTTACTGGATGCATCATGGGCAATCTTACTACGCTCGTTGCGCCAAAAGAAGGTTCCTAATGCAGAATCTTACCGTGCAAAGATATGTGCCCTTGCATCGCTAGGGAGTCTTCAAAGAGCTTTTAGTACTCTCCGTGAATATGAGGCTGCTTATGGTAATTCCGATAAAGAAGCAGAAGAGGAACTGTTCTCCCCATTTACTTCATTATATCTGCTGGTTGTTGCCTGCTCTAAGGGAGGTTTTGGAACTTTGGACTCG GTGTATTATCAATTAGAAAATTTGAGCCGTGCAGACCCTCCGTACAAATCTGTTGCTgcattgaattgcataatatTAGGTTGTGCAAATACCTGGCAGATTGAGCGTGCTTACCAGACCTTTGAGGCGATTAGTTCTACATTTGAATTGACCCCTGATATACATTCTTACAACGCTCTCATGTATGCTTTTGGAAAGCACAAGCAG ACTTTTGAAGCTTCAAGAGTATTTGAGCACTTGGTTAGTGTGGGCGTCAAACCCAATGCAAAGTCGTACTCGTTACTTGTAGACGCTCATCTCATCAACAGAGATCCAAAAGCTGCGGTCTTGGTGATTGATGACATG GTAATTGCTGGTTTTGAACCAACGAAAGAAATGCTGAAAAGGGTCAGAAGAAGATGTAGGCGAGAGCTCGACTATGAGAGTGACGATCATGTTGATACCTTGGCCAAAAGGTTCAAAATTGTGATGGGTTCAGAGAATCGCAGGGACTGGCTGTTCAACCTCAACTACAGCACCGGATATGCCTAA
- the LOC103402827 gene encoding triose phosphate/phosphate translocator, chloroplastic — translation MASLINPVHSPIRTSQFSSLYLSSNKISPSFALLKVRSLSSRASSLAFSPLPEAVKPLPAVGFSGKGLKLSGWSQQLRRRGSVELLPVAKAAAADADGAEIEIADGYGKPTKSFSEKFPFLITGFFFFMWYLLNVIFNILNKKVYNYFPYPYFVSVIHLLVGVVYCLVSWSVGLPKRAPIDKEQLALLTPVAFCHALGHVMSNVSFAAVAVSFTHTIKALEPFFNASASQFVLGHHIPLSLWLSLAPVVIGVSMASLTELSFNWLGFGSAMISNIAFTYRSIYSKKAMTGMDSTNVYAYISIIALLVCIPPAILIEGPQLMQYGFKDAIAKVGLYKFVSDLFWIGMFYHLYNQLATNTLERVAPLTHAVGNVLKRVFVIGFSIVVFGNKISTQTGIGTAIAIAGVAIYSLIKANLEEQKRKAAAVSAS, via the exons ATGGCTTCATTGATCAACCCAGTTCATTCTCCAATCCGAACTTCTCAGTTTTCTTCGCTGTACTTATCGTCCAATAAGATTTCGCCTTCTTTTGCTCTGCTCAAAGTTCGCTCGCTTTCTTCCAGAGCTTCAAGCTTGGCCTTTTCTCCGTTGCCGGAGGCTGTAAAGCCTTTACCGGCAGTTGGGTTTTCCGGCAAGGGGTTGAAGCTTTCAGGGTGGAGTCAGCAGCTGAGACGGCGGGGCTCTGTTGAGTTGCTGCCGGTTGCTAAGGCTGCAGCTGCCGATGCTGATGGTGCTGAGATTGAAATTGCTGATGG GTATGGGAAGCCTACAAAGAGCTTTTCTGAGAAATTTCCTTTTCTGATCACcggtttctttttcttcatgtg GTACTTGTTAAATGTCATCTTCAACATACTCAACAAGAAGGTCTACAATTATTTCCCATATCCATA TTTTGTTTCTGTTATACATCTCCTTGTTGGAGTGGTGTACTGTCTCGTTTCTTGGTCAGTTGGGTTGCCGAAGCGCGCA CCGATTGACAAGGAGCAGTTGGCTCTGCTGACCCCAGTTGCATTCTGTCACGCCCTCGGACATGTCATGTCCAATGTTTCATTTGCAGCTGTGGCTGTTTCTTTCACACACACTATTAAAG CCCTGGAGCCGTTCTTCAATGCATCTGCTTCTCAGTTTGTTTTGGGGCATCACATTCCCTTGTCCCTGTGGCTATCATTGGCCCCTGTCGTGATCG GTGTGTCCATGGCATCATTGACTGAACTTTCTTTCAACTGGCTTGGCTTCGGCAGTGCGATGATTTCAAACATTGCTTTCACCTATAGAAGTATCTATTCAAAAAAAGCAATG ACAGGAATGGACAGTACAAATGTGTATGCTTACATTTCAATCATTGCTCTCTTGGTTTGCATCCCACCAGCAATTCTC ATTGAAGGGCCCCAACTGATGCAATATGGATTTAAGGATGCTATAGCGAAAGTAGGCCTCTACAAATTTGTCTCTGATTTATTCTGGATCGGAATGTTCTATCATCTGTACAATCAG CTTGCTACTAACACTTTGGAACGGGTTGCACCACTAACGCATGCAGTCGGAAATGTGTTGAAGCGTGTTTTCGTGATCGGGTTCTCCATTGTTGTGTTTG GCAACAAAATCTCTACACAAACTGGGATTGGAACTGCCATCGCAATCGCTGGTGTTGCCATCTACTCCTTAATCAAAGCAAACTTGGAAGAGCAAAAACGG AAGGCTGCTGCAGTTTCCGCATCATAG